A genomic stretch from Candidatus Edwardsbacteria bacterium includes:
- a CDS encoding radical SAM protein, with the protein MNILLLNPPFLAKFSREQRSPAVTKSGTFYYPMWLAFAAEVLDQKGHQVKLLDCPASGMEWDQLEPIIREFCPSLVAIDTSTPSIFSDVETGAKIKKLFPDSFVILVGPHVSALPEESLGINDAIDAVALREYEDTLAELAEKLGSGHTAQGVRGLVLRQNGKIISTGERELRDDVDSLPFVSRAYRKHLDYKDYFYAHSQYPIITIITGRGCPYQCVYCVYPQVFCSRKPRLRSIANVADEIEYILENFPDVEELMFEDDTLTFDKKRCLEFAEEIIRRGIKIKWSANSRCDVDLETMQMLKKAGARLFCVGVESGDQAVLDQMKKSMKVERVRQFFRDAKKAGIKLHGCFMVGNPGETKDTLETTLKFAKELNPDTAQFFPIMVYPGTEAYQWAKSNGYLTTSDFREWLTPDGLHNSIVSRPGLSNTELVEFCDRARKEFYIRPSYILRKLLDGLTDPREFKRLAKGGLTLGRHIFRGTYGGGK; encoded by the coding sequence ATGAACATCTTGCTATTAAATCCCCCGTTTCTGGCCAAATTCTCCCGGGAGCAGCGCAGCCCGGCCGTCACCAAGAGCGGCACCTTCTATTACCCCATGTGGCTGGCCTTTGCCGCCGAGGTGCTGGACCAGAAGGGCCACCAGGTCAAACTGCTGGATTGCCCGGCCTCGGGCATGGAGTGGGACCAGTTGGAGCCGATAATAAGGGAATTCTGCCCAAGCCTGGTGGCCATCGATACCAGCACCCCCAGCATCTTCAGTGATGTAGAGACCGGGGCCAAAATAAAGAAGCTGTTCCCCGATTCGTTCGTTATATTGGTCGGCCCGCACGTCTCGGCCCTGCCGGAGGAAAGCCTGGGGATCAATGATGCCATCGATGCCGTGGCTTTGCGGGAGTACGAGGATACTTTGGCCGAGCTGGCGGAAAAATTGGGCTCCGGGCATACCGCCCAGGGTGTCAGGGGACTGGTATTGCGGCAAAACGGGAAGATCATCAGCACCGGGGAAAGGGAATTGAGGGACGATGTCGATTCCCTGCCCTTCGTCAGCCGGGCCTACCGCAAGCACCTTGACTACAAGGATTATTTTTACGCCCACAGCCAGTATCCCATAATCACCATCATCACCGGCCGGGGCTGCCCCTACCAGTGCGTCTACTGCGTCTACCCCCAGGTGTTCTGCAGCCGCAAGCCCCGCCTGCGCTCCATCGCCAACGTGGCGGACGAGATAGAATACATCCTGGAAAACTTTCCCGACGTCGAGGAATTGATGTTCGAGGACGACACTTTGACCTTCGACAAGAAAAGGTGCCTGGAGTTTGCCGAAGAGATCATCCGGCGCGGCATCAAGATCAAGTGGTCGGCCAATTCCCGCTGCGATGTGGACCTGGAGACGATGCAAATGCTTAAAAAAGCCGGAGCCCGGCTGTTCTGCGTGGGGGTGGAGAGCGGCGACCAGGCGGTGTTGGATCAGATGAAAAAATCCATGAAGGTGGAGCGGGTCCGGCAGTTCTTCCGGGATGCCAAAAAGGCCGGCATCAAACTGCACGGCTGTTTTATGGTGGGCAACCCCGGCGAGACCAAGGATACCCTGGAGACCACCCTGAAATTCGCCAAGGAGCTCAATCCGGACACCGCCCAGTTCTTCCCGATAATGGTATACCCGGGGACCGAGGCCTACCAGTGGGCCAAGAGCAACGGCTACCTGACCACCAGCGATTTCCGGGAATGGCTGACGCCGGACGGCCTGCACAACAGCATCGTCAGCCGGCCGGGGCTTTCCAATACCGAGCTGGTGGAGTTCTGCGACCGGGCCCGAAAAGAATTTTACATCCGGCCGTCGTATATCCTCCGCAAATTGCTGGACGGCCTGACCGATCCCCGGGAGTTCAAGCGTCTGGCCAAAGGGGGGCTGACCCTGGGCAGGCATATATTTAGGGGCACATACGGGGGGGGCAAATAG